In a single window of the Candidatus Margulisiibacteriota bacterium genome:
- a CDS encoding transposase gives MPGAGIAGMLDMMAFEKHDRGSIRLQGFDYSRPGAYYITICAYKHKCLFGKIINKKMVLNEYGNVVKTEWLKTPVIRPEIKLDEYIIMPDHMHGIVRIDCPMVVGARGRVPLQNGTQYQKWQHIQPKSIPSFVLGFKSSATKQINTIRKTPKLSVWQRNYYEHVIRDYIQLESIRKYIINNPAKWKKWTYL, from the coding sequence ATGCCTGGCGCCGGAATTGCTGGGATGTTGGACATGATGGCATTTGAAAAACACGACAGGGGATCGATCCGGTTGCAGGGATTTGATTACAGCCGACCCGGTGCATATTACATAACAATATGTGCATATAAACACAAATGTTTGTTCGGAAAAATAATCAACAAAAAAATGGTTTTGAATGAATATGGGAATGTGGTAAAAACGGAATGGTTAAAAACACCCGTCATTCGTCCGGAAATTAAATTGGACGAATACATCATAATGCCGGACCATATGCATGGAATTGTACGGATTGATTGCCCGATGGTAGTAGGGGCACGCGGCCGCGTGCCCCTACAAAACGGTACGCAATACCAAAAATGGCAACATATACAACCAAAATCGATCCCATCGTTTGTTTTGGGTTTCAAATCATCCGCAACCAAACAAATCAACACCATACGCAAAACCCCGAAATTATCGGTTTGGCAACGCAATTATTATGAACATGTGATCCGTGATTATATTCAATTGGAAAGTATCCGTAAATATATCATCAATAACCCTGCAAAATGGAAAAAATGGACATATTTATAA
- a CDS encoding ComF family protein → MDIFIKIFNCILNIIFPPKCCICGMIGDDAFCPECVSQIKYTTYEGGMTSSAAIYEGVIKKAIKKLKFNKKKRLAPVLSKIMLNSLPFSGFDVIVPVPLHRDRLRKRGFNQSQLLAKDISEFCKAPLLTEVLIRQRPTTPQFGLDKAKRVPNVKGAFCVKQPDMIKGKAVLLVDDILTTGATTLECKKELLSWGAAEVFIYTLSKA, encoded by the coding sequence ATGGACATATTTATAAAAATATTTAATTGCATATTGAACATTATATTCCCTCCCAAATGCTGCATCTGCGGCATGATAGGGGACGATGCGTTTTGCCCTGAATGCGTTTCCCAGATCAAATACACTACCTATGAAGGAGGGATGACATCGTCCGCCGCCATTTATGAAGGCGTGATCAAAAAGGCGATCAAGAAATTGAAATTCAATAAAAAGAAACGATTGGCTCCTGTCCTGTCAAAAATAATGCTGAACAGCCTTCCGTTCTCTGGCTTTGATGTCATAGTCCCTGTCCCCCTGCACAGAGACAGACTTAGAAAAAGGGGGTTCAACCAGTCGCAACTTTTGGCAAAAGATATTTCTGAGTTTTGTAAAGCGCCGCTGCTCACGGAAGTCCTAATAAGACAAAGACCTACAACTCCTCAGTTTGGCCTTGACAAAGCCAAAAGGGTCCCCAATGTTAAGGGGGCTTTCTGTGTAAAGCAGCCTGATATGATAAAAGGAAAGGCAGTTCTGCTGGTTGATGACATATTGACCACCGGCGCCACGACTCTGGAATGCAAAAAAGAGCTTTTATCCTGGGGAGCGGCAGAAGTCTTTATATATACTCTTTCAAAAGCTTAG
- the raiA gene encoding ribosome-associated translation inhibitor RaiA yields MQINYKGHGLEMTDALKDYAVKKLQKIEHFFHNVQQIDIELEFSKIREAAKNQIAKVTVWASGTKLHAIEETGDMYASIDLVVDKIDHQIKKFKEKLVHEKRRESSKEKHHIIENLDREQPAE; encoded by the coding sequence ATGCAGATCAATTATAAGGGACACGGGTTGGAGATGACCGATGCTTTAAAAGATTACGCGGTAAAAAAACTGCAGAAGATCGAGCATTTTTTCCACAATGTACAGCAGATAGACATCGAGCTGGAATTCAGCAAGATAAGGGAAGCCGCCAAAAACCAGATAGCCAAGGTCACCGTCTGGGCTTCGGGGACCAAGCTTCACGCCATAGAAGAGACCGGGGATATGTACGCATCGATAGACCTCGTGGTGGACAAGATAGACCACCAGATCAAGAAGTTCAAGGAAAAACTGGTCCACGAAAAAAGGCGTGAATCGTCCAAAGAAAAGCATCATATCATCGAAAACCTCGACCGGGAACAACCGGCGGAATAA